In a genomic window of Fimbriiglobus ruber:
- a CDS encoding DNA-3-methyladenine glycosylase family protein yields MNRPLPALPELLRAAETHLSGVAPEFARVITGVSPCTLAPEPDVFRMLVRAVISQLISTAAAKSIRERLEAKLAGRVTPRAMLKLSDEDYRACGISRGKLRTLRGLAEHFAKTRGLARKLAEADEDGVRELLLPLHGVGPWTVDMLLIFSIFRPDVLPVGDLGIRAGVRDLFGLAELPDAKTLTALAEPWRPYRTVATWYIWRSRSLVPKPKE; encoded by the coding sequence GTGAACCGACCGCTCCCCGCACTCCCCGAGTTGCTGCGTGCTGCCGAGACCCACCTGTCGGGCGTCGCGCCCGAGTTCGCCCGCGTCATCACCGGCGTCAGCCCGTGTACGCTCGCGCCCGAGCCGGACGTGTTCCGGATGCTGGTCCGGGCGGTCATCTCGCAGCTGATTTCGACGGCCGCCGCGAAGTCCATTCGCGAAAGGTTGGAAGCGAAACTCGCGGGCCGCGTCACGCCCCGGGCGATGTTGAAGCTGTCGGACGAAGACTACCGGGCGTGCGGGATCTCGCGCGGCAAGTTGCGCACCCTCCGCGGGCTGGCGGAACACTTCGCTAAAACGCGCGGGTTGGCCCGCAAACTGGCGGAGGCGGACGAGGACGGCGTCCGCGAACTCTTGCTACCACTCCACGGCGTCGGCCCGTGGACGGTCGACATGCTCCTGATCTTCTCAATCTTCCGGCCGGACGTGTTGCCGGTGGGCGACCTCGGTATCCGGGCGGGCGTCCGCGACCTGTTCGGGCTGGCCGAACTCCCGGACGCCAAGACGCTCACCGCCCTCGCCGAGCCGTGGCGGCCATACCGGACTGTAGCAACCTGGTACATCTGGCGCAGCCGCAGTCTCGTGCCCAAACCCAAGGAGTGA